In Pseudomonas sp. Leaf58, one DNA window encodes the following:
- the cmoA gene encoding carboxy-S-adenosyl-L-methionine synthase CmoA: MSKQPDRLFAQPLEQVPDFVFNEDVVRVFPDMIKRSVPGYPTIVENLGVLAARFAQPNTALYDLGASLGAVTQSLRRHVRSDGCRVIAVDNSAAMVERCRQYLTAQDSMFQELLPVQVLEADILALPFQPASVVAMNFTLQFIAPDQRLELLGRIRQALLPGGALILSEKLRFADDEEQDLLNELHLDFKRANGYSELEIAQKRSAIENVMRPDTLEAHKERLRAAGFSKVLPWFQCLNFASLIALP; this comes from the coding sequence GTGAGCAAACAACCCGACCGCCTCTTCGCCCAGCCCCTGGAGCAGGTGCCCGACTTCGTCTTCAACGAGGATGTAGTGCGTGTGTTCCCGGACATGATCAAGCGCTCGGTGCCCGGGTACCCGACCATCGTCGAAAACCTCGGCGTGCTCGCGGCCCGCTTCGCCCAGCCCAATACCGCACTGTACGACCTAGGGGCATCCCTGGGCGCCGTCACCCAGTCACTGCGCCGCCATGTGCGCAGTGACGGCTGCCGGGTGATTGCCGTGGACAACTCTGCAGCCATGGTCGAACGCTGCCGCCAGTACCTCACCGCCCAAGACTCGATGTTTCAGGAGTTGCTACCGGTGCAAGTGCTGGAAGCCGATATCCTGGCCCTGCCCTTCCAGCCCGCCTCGGTAGTGGCGATGAACTTCACCCTGCAGTTCATCGCCCCCGACCAGCGCCTGGAGCTGCTCGGCCGCATCCGCCAGGCGCTGCTGCCCGGCGGCGCGCTGATCCTTTCGGAAAAACTGCGCTTCGCCGATGACGAAGAGCAGGACCTGCTCAATGAACTGCACCTGGACTTCAAGCGTGCCAATGGCTACAGCGAACTGGAAATTGCCCAGAAGCGCAGCGCCATCGAAAACGTGATGCGGCCCGACACCCTCGAAGCCCACAAGGAGCGCCTGCGCGCTGCCGGCTTCTCGAAAGTGCTGCCGTGGTTCCAATGCCTTAACTTTGCCTCGTTGATAGCCCTGCCATGA
- the cmoB gene encoding tRNA 5-methoxyuridine(34)/uridine 5-oxyacetic acid(34) synthase CmoB produces the protein MIDLSPLVRRLAGTPLASWSQGLQAQLDAKLEKGHGDLDRWRGALDALPALQPSEIDLVNGLRLDCDCDDATRAQMRQALMGLSPWRKGPFDLFGVHVDTEWHSDWKWSRVGPHLDLKGKRVLDVGCGNGYYQWRMLGAGADMVIGVDPNWLFFCQFQAVQQYLPELPAWHLPFALEDLPANLEGFDTVFSMGVFYHRRSPIEHLLALKDCLVKGGELVLETLVIEGDENQVLVPEDRYAQMRNVWYLPSVPALARWLRRAGFSDVRCVDVSVTSVEEQRSTEWMRYQSLGDFLDPNDHSKTIEGLPAPRRATLLARK, from the coding sequence ATGATCGATCTGTCCCCCCTCGTCCGCCGCCTGGCGGGCACGCCCTTGGCTTCCTGGTCGCAAGGCCTGCAAGCCCAACTGGATGCCAAGCTGGAGAAGGGCCACGGTGATCTCGACCGCTGGCGTGGTGCACTGGATGCGTTGCCCGCCCTGCAGCCGAGCGAAATCGACCTGGTCAACGGGCTGCGCCTGGATTGCGATTGCGATGATGCAACCCGCGCCCAGATGCGCCAGGCCTTGATGGGCCTGTCGCCCTGGCGCAAAGGGCCGTTCGACCTGTTCGGTGTGCATGTGGACACCGAATGGCATTCAGATTGGAAGTGGTCGCGGGTTGGCCCGCACCTGGACCTCAAGGGCAAGCGCGTGCTCGATGTGGGCTGCGGCAACGGTTACTACCAGTGGCGTATGCTCGGGGCCGGGGCCGACATGGTGATTGGCGTCGACCCCAACTGGCTGTTCTTCTGCCAGTTCCAGGCCGTGCAGCAATACTTGCCCGAGCTACCCGCCTGGCACCTGCCGTTTGCCCTGGAAGACCTGCCGGCCAACCTGGAAGGCTTCGACACGGTGTTCTCCATGGGCGTGTTCTACCACCGTCGCTCGCCCATCGAACACCTGCTAGCGCTCAAGGACTGCCTGGTCAAAGGCGGCGAGCTGGTGCTGGAAACCCTGGTGATCGAGGGCGACGAAAACCAGGTGCTGGTACCTGAGGACCGCTATGCGCAGATGCGCAACGTTTGGTACCTGCCGTCGGTACCGGCTCTGGCGCGCTGGCTGCGCCGTGCCGGCTTCAGCGACGTGCGTTGCGTCGATGTCAGTGTGACCAGCGTCGAGGAACAACGCAGCACCGAGTGGATGCGCTACCAGTCACTGGGCGACTTCCTCGATCCGAACGACCACAGCAAAACCATCGAAGGCCTCCCGGCCCCACGCCGCGCCACCCTGCTGGCGCGCAAATAA
- a CDS encoding heavy metal response regulator transcription factor: protein MRLLIIEDELRTADYLQQGLRENGYVVDCAHTGTDGLHLARQQPYDLVILDVNLPELDGWAVLQRLRAESATRIMMLTAHGRLADRVKGLDLGADDYLLKPFEFPELLARIRSLLRRNDQQLQPSTLRVADLELDPGRHRAYRAGQRIDLTAKEFALLHLLMRQAGEVLSRTQIISLVWDMNFDCDTNVVEVSIRRLRAKIDDPFDNKLIHTLRGVGYVLEARF, encoded by the coding sequence ATGCGCCTACTGATCATCGAGGACGAACTGCGTACCGCCGACTACCTGCAACAGGGCCTGCGCGAGAACGGCTACGTCGTCGACTGCGCCCACACCGGCACCGACGGCCTGCACCTGGCCCGGCAGCAGCCTTACGACCTGGTCATCCTCGACGTCAACCTGCCCGAACTCGATGGCTGGGCCGTGCTGCAGCGGCTGCGCGCCGAATCGGCCACGCGCATCATGATGCTCACCGCCCACGGCCGCCTGGCCGACCGGGTCAAGGGCCTGGACCTGGGGGCCGACGATTACCTGCTCAAACCCTTCGAGTTCCCGGAACTGCTGGCCCGCATCCGCAGCCTGCTGCGCCGCAACGACCAGCAGCTGCAGCCCAGCACCTTGCGCGTCGCCGACCTGGAACTCGACCCCGGCCGCCACCGCGCCTACCGCGCCGGGCAGCGTATCGACCTGACCGCCAAGGAATTCGCCCTGTTGCACCTGCTGATGCGCCAGGCCGGCGAGGTGCTGTCGCGCACCCAGATCATCTCGCTGGTGTGGGACATGAACTTCGACTGTGACACCAACGTGGTCGAGGTCTCGATCCGGCGCCTGCGGGCGAAGATCGACGACCCGTTCGACAACAAGTTGATCCATACCCTGCGTGGCGTTGGCTATGTGCTCGAGGCGCGCTTTTGA
- a CDS encoding heavy metal sensor histidine kinase, protein MKNASLSLRLGLSVTLMGAALVLLLACLAVFALDHELDSRARKDLARKMLQVEHNLRVDLRSEDLGSRAHPLLDLVMGHDNLSLSVLAIDSRHPHLLSLGPAVESRVSELPTAGRLAFHAWRDSSGKQILTVTRLMRLQDNTPVKVMMSLNRADDNALLQAYLHSTLLALPLLLLLIGAGAWWLMQRGLKPLRQFRRIARQVSAQDLQHRLPTTGLPLELAALASSINVMLDRLDQGVSQLSQFSDDLAHELRTPLSNLMGKAQVTLARERDNANYREVLEDSIEELTRLNRIINDMLFLAQVSQPQAQVVLKPMALADEAARVVELFAFSAELKDVELRVQGWGTALADRLMLQRALSNLLSNAIRHCPAGKPVELRIERLGSEVRLAVENQGPGIAEEHQSRLFERFYRVGSGRSRLEGGTGLGLSIVKSIMQLHGGRVEVSSNPLGPTCFTLVFPAE, encoded by the coding sequence TTGAAAAACGCCAGCCTGTCGCTCCGCCTAGGCCTGAGCGTGACTTTGATGGGCGCCGCACTGGTGCTGCTGTTGGCCTGCCTGGCGGTGTTCGCCCTGGATCACGAACTGGACAGCCGCGCCCGCAAGGACTTGGCGCGCAAGATGCTTCAAGTCGAGCACAACCTGCGCGTCGACCTGCGCAGCGAAGACCTGGGCAGCCGTGCCCATCCATTGCTCGACCTGGTAATGGGGCATGACAACCTCAGCCTCAGCGTGCTGGCCATCGACAGCCGCCACCCGCACCTGCTTAGCCTCGGGCCAGCCGTGGAATCGCGAGTGAGCGAGCTGCCCACCGCTGGCCGCTTGGCCTTCCACGCGTGGCGCGACAGCAGCGGCAAGCAGATTCTCACCGTAACCCGGCTGATGCGCCTGCAGGACAACACCCCGGTCAAAGTGATGATGTCGCTCAACCGTGCTGACGACAACGCCCTGCTGCAGGCTTACCTGCACTCCACCTTGCTCGCGTTACCGTTGTTGCTGCTGCTGATTGGCGCAGGGGCCTGGTGGCTGATGCAGCGCGGCCTGAAGCCGCTGCGGCAGTTCCGGCGCATTGCCCGGCAGGTCTCAGCCCAGGACCTGCAACATCGCCTGCCCACAACCGGCCTGCCGCTGGAACTGGCAGCGCTGGCCAGCAGCATCAACGTGATGCTCGACCGCCTTGATCAGGGTGTCAGCCAGCTGTCGCAGTTTTCCGACGACCTGGCTCATGAACTGCGCACCCCGTTGAGTAACCTGATGGGCAAGGCGCAAGTGACCCTGGCCCGTGAGCGCGACAACGCGAACTACCGGGAAGTACTGGAAGACAGCATCGAAGAACTGACCCGACTCAACCGTATCATCAACGACATGCTGTTTCTCGCCCAGGTCAGCCAGCCTCAGGCCCAAGTGGTGCTCAAGCCGATGGCATTGGCCGACGAGGCGGCACGGGTTGTCGAACTGTTCGCCTTCAGTGCCGAGCTAAAAGATGTTGAACTGCGTGTCCAGGGCTGGGGGACGGCATTGGCGGATCGGCTGATGTTGCAACGGGCGTTGTCGAACCTGTTGAGCAATGCCATTCGGCACTGCCCCGCTGGCAAACCGGTGGAGTTGCGCATCGAACGTTTGGGTAGCGAAGTTCGGCTAGCGGTGGAAAACCAGGGGCCAGGTATTGCTGAGGAGCATCAATCACGCCTGTTCGAGCGATTTTACCGGGTGGGCTCGGGGCGCTCGCGGCTGGAGGGCGGCACCGGGTTGGGGCTGTCAATCGTGAAGTCGATCATGCAGCTGCATGGTGGCCGGGTCGAAGTGAGCAGCAATCCCTTGGGGCCTACCTGCTTCACCCTAGTGTTTCCTGCCGAATGA
- the pdxJ gene encoding pyridoxine 5'-phosphate synthase, which yields MLLGVNIDHVATLRQARGTRYPDPVKAALDAEEAGADGITVHLREDRRHIQERDVVLLKDVLQTRMNFEMGVTEEMMAFAERIRPAHICLVPETRQELTTEGGLDVAGQEARIKAAVERLARTGAEVSLFIDADERQIEASRRVGAPAIELHTGRYADAETPTEVAEELKRIVDGVAFGVGQGLIVNAGHGLHYHNVEAVAAIKGINELNIGHALVAHALFVGFKAAVAEMKALIVAASR from the coding sequence ATGCTTCTCGGCGTAAACATCGACCACGTGGCGACCCTGCGCCAAGCCCGGGGCACGCGTTACCCTGATCCGGTCAAGGCTGCCCTGGATGCCGAGGAAGCGGGCGCCGATGGCATCACCGTGCACCTGCGCGAAGACCGTCGGCACATCCAGGAGCGTGACGTGGTGCTGCTCAAGGATGTACTGCAGACCCGCATGAACTTCGAGATGGGCGTTACCGAGGAGATGATGGCCTTTGCCGAGAGGATCCGCCCGGCGCACATTTGCCTGGTACCTGAAACCCGTCAGGAACTGACCACCGAAGGCGGCCTGGACGTGGCAGGCCAGGAGGCGCGGATCAAAGCGGCAGTGGAGCGCCTGGCGCGCACCGGTGCGGAGGTTTCGCTGTTCATCGATGCCGATGAGCGGCAGATTGAGGCTTCGCGCCGGGTTGGCGCGCCGGCTATCGAGCTGCACACCGGGCGTTACGCCGATGCCGAAACCCCGACCGAGGTGGCCGAGGAGCTCAAGCGTATCGTCGATGGCGTGGCCTTTGGCGTGGGCCAGGGGCTAATCGTCAATGCCGGGCATGGCCTGCATTACCACAACGTCGAGGCCGTGGCGGCGATCAAGGGCATCAATGAGCTGAACATCGGCCATGCGCTGGTGGCGCATGCTTTGTTCGTTGGCTTCAAGGCCGCGGTGGCCGAAATGAAGGCGCTGATCGTGGCGGCTTCGCGCTGA
- the recO gene encoding DNA repair protein RecO, producing MDQPVGQPAYVLHSRAYKETSALVDFFTPQGRMRAVLRRARGKGGSLVRPFVPLELELRGRGELKNVGRMDSAGIAAWLHGDALFSGLYLNELLMRLLPAEAPFPALFEHYTLTLQALAGGRPLEPLLRSFEWRLLDELGYAFSLKHDVNDLPIAAEGLYRLRVDAGLERVELAQPGLFRGTELQALAEADWDSPGALLAAKRLMRQALAVHLGAKPLVSRELFRKR from the coding sequence ATGGACCAACCTGTCGGCCAGCCAGCCTACGTGCTGCACAGCCGTGCCTACAAGGAAACCAGCGCGCTGGTGGACTTCTTCACCCCGCAGGGCCGCATGCGTGCTGTGTTGCGCCGTGCGCGTGGCAAAGGGGGCAGCCTGGTGCGGCCGTTCGTACCGCTGGAGTTGGAGCTGCGCGGGCGTGGTGAGCTGAAGAACGTTGGTCGCATGGACAGCGCCGGCATCGCGGCCTGGCTACACGGCGATGCCCTGTTCAGTGGGCTGTACCTCAACGAGCTGCTCATGCGCCTGTTGCCCGCCGAAGCGCCGTTCCCGGCCCTGTTCGAGCATTACACCCTGACCTTGCAGGCCCTGGCGGGCGGGCGCCCGTTGGAGCCGTTGCTGCGCTCGTTCGAGTGGCGGCTGCTGGACGAGCTCGGTTACGCATTTTCGTTGAAGCATGACGTCAATGACCTGCCGATAGCAGCCGAAGGCCTGTACCGCTTGCGGGTGGACGCCGGCCTGGAGCGGGTTGAGCTGGCGCAGCCCGGCCTGTTCCGCGGCACCGAACTGCAGGCTCTGGCCGAAGCCGACTGGGATAGCCCCGGGGCTTTGCTCGCTGCCAAGCGCCTGATGCGCCAGGCACTGGCGGTTCACCTGGGGGCAAAACCATTGGTCAGCCGGGAACTGTTTCGCAAGCGCTGA
- the era gene encoding GTPase Era — MTDSNPTRCGYVAIVGRPNVGKSTLLNHILGQKLAITSRKPQTTRHNMLGIKTEGDVQAIYVDTPGMHKANDKALNRYMNRNASAALKDVDVVIFVVDRTKWTDEDQLVLERVQYVTGPLIIAVNKTDRMEEKAELIPHLQWLQEQLPNAEVMPISAQQGHNLEALEAQIAKHLPENDHFFPEDQITDRSSRFLAAELVREKIMRQLGAELPYQITVEIEEFKQQGHVLHIHALILVERDGQKKIIIGDKGERIKRIGSEARKDMEVLFDSKVMLNLWVKVKGGWSDDERALRSLGYGDL, encoded by the coding sequence ATGACTGATAGCAACCCGACCCGCTGCGGCTACGTAGCCATTGTCGGCCGCCCAAACGTGGGCAAGTCGACCCTGCTCAACCACATCCTCGGCCAAAAGCTGGCGATCACCTCGCGCAAGCCGCAGACCACCCGCCATAACATGCTCGGTATCAAGACCGAGGGTGATGTGCAGGCGATCTACGTCGATACCCCCGGTATGCACAAGGCCAACGACAAGGCCCTGAACCGTTACATGAACCGTAACGCATCGGCGGCCCTGAAGGACGTCGACGTGGTGATCTTCGTGGTCGACCGTACCAAGTGGACCGACGAGGACCAATTGGTGCTCGAGCGTGTGCAGTACGTGACCGGCCCGCTGATCATTGCGGTCAACAAGACCGACCGCATGGAAGAAAAGGCCGAGCTGATTCCACACCTGCAGTGGCTGCAGGAGCAGCTGCCGAACGCCGAGGTAATGCCGATTTCTGCACAGCAGGGGCACAACCTCGAAGCTTTGGAAGCTCAAATCGCCAAGCACCTGCCGGAAAACGATCACTTCTTCCCGGAAGACCAGATCACCGACCGTAGCAGCCGTTTCCTGGCCGCCGAGCTGGTGCGCGAAAAGATCATGCGTCAGTTGGGTGCCGAGCTGCCGTACCAGATCACCGTGGAAATCGAAGAGTTCAAGCAACAAGGGCATGTGCTGCACATCCACGCGCTGATCCTGGTCGAGCGTGACGGCCAGAAGAAGATCATCATTGGCGACAAGGGCGAGCGCATCAAGCGCATTGGCTCTGAAGCGCGCAAGGACATGGAAGTGCTGTTCGATTCCAAGGTCATGCTCAACCTCTGGGTCAAGGTCAAGGGCGGCTGGTCCGACGACGAGCGCGCCCTGCGCTCGCTGGGCTACGGCGACCTGTAA
- the rnc gene encoding ribonuclease III, whose protein sequence is MSASLARLERKLGYTFKNQDQMLLALTHRSYAGRNNERLEFLGDAILNFVAGEALFERFPQAREGQLSRLRARLVKGETLARLARGFDLGDYLRLGSGELKSGGFRRESILADALEALIGAIYLDADMETARERVLAWLADEFEGLTLVDTNKDPKTRLQEFLQSRSCELPRYEVVDIQGEPHCRTFFVECEVVLLNNKSRGQGVSRRIAEQVAAASALIALGVENGND, encoded by the coding sequence ATGAGTGCTTCCCTTGCCCGTCTGGAGCGAAAGCTCGGTTACACCTTCAAGAACCAGGACCAGATGCTCCTGGCATTGACCCATCGTAGCTACGCCGGGCGCAATAACGAGCGCCTGGAGTTCCTCGGTGATGCCATTCTCAACTTCGTCGCCGGCGAGGCGCTGTTCGAGCGCTTCCCGCAGGCCCGCGAAGGCCAGCTGTCGCGCTTGCGCGCACGCCTGGTCAAGGGCGAGACCCTGGCCCGCCTGGCGCGTGGTTTCGACCTGGGTGATTACCTGCGCCTGGGGTCGGGCGAACTCAAGAGCGGCGGTTTTCGCCGTGAGTCGATCCTGGCCGACGCCCTCGAGGCACTGATTGGTGCCATCTACCTGGACGCCGACATGGAAACGGCCAGAGAACGCGTGCTGGCCTGGCTGGCCGACGAGTTCGAAGGCCTGACCCTGGTCGATACCAACAAAGATCCGAAAACCCGCCTGCAAGAGTTCCTGCAGTCGCGCAGCTGCGAGCTGCCGCGTTATGAGGTGGTGGATATCCAGGGTGAACCGCACTGCCGGACCTTCTTCGTCGAATGCGAAGTGGTGCTGCTGAACAACAAGAGCCGTGGTCAGGGCGTTAGCCGGCGTATTGCCGAGCAAGTCGCCGCCGCGTCTGCACTGATCGCCCTGGGCGTGGAGAATGGCAATGACTGA
- the lepB gene encoding signal peptidase I — translation MSLNFPLLLVIAVFVCGLLGLIDLLFLAPRRRAAIANYQGSVSQPEMAVVERLNKEPLLVEYGKSFFPVLFIVLVLRSFLVEPFQIPSGSMKPTLEVGDFILVNKFSYGIRLPVIDKKVIEVGDPQRGDVMVFRYPSDPNVNYIKRVVGLPGDQIRYTNDKRLFVNGQPIAEQLVGSEPGTLGSAELYKEKLGEAEHLIRKEMSRYRMPPDQQWTVPAGHYFMMGDNRDNSNDSRYWDDPNIPKELHGMVPDRNIVGKAFAVWMSWPEPKLSHLPNLSRVGLIH, via the coding sequence ATGTCGCTAAATTTCCCGCTGTTGCTAGTCATCGCCGTGTTTGTCTGCGGCCTGCTGGGCTTGATCGACCTGCTGTTCCTGGCCCCGCGCCGGCGTGCGGCAATCGCTAATTACCAGGGCAGCGTCAGCCAGCCCGAGATGGCGGTGGTCGAGCGCCTGAACAAGGAGCCGTTGCTGGTCGAGTACGGCAAGTCGTTCTTCCCGGTACTGTTTATCGTGCTGGTGCTGCGTTCGTTCCTGGTCGAGCCGTTCCAGATCCCGTCGGGGTCGATGAAGCCGACGCTGGAAGTGGGCGACTTCATCCTGGTGAACAAGTTCTCGTACGGCATTCGCCTGCCGGTGATCGACAAGAAGGTCATCGAAGTGGGTGACCCGCAACGCGGTGATGTGATGGTGTTCCGCTATCCGAGCGACCCGAACGTCAACTACATCAAGCGTGTGGTCGGCCTGCCGGGCGACCAGATCCGCTATACCAACGACAAGCGGCTGTTCGTCAACGGCCAGCCGATTGCCGAACAACTGGTGGGCAGCGAACCGGGCACCCTGGGCAGCGCCGAGCTGTACAAGGAAAAGCTCGGCGAGGCCGAACACCTGATTCGCAAGGAAATGAGCCGTTACCGCATGCCCCCGGACCAGCAGTGGACCGTACCGGCAGGCCATTACTTCATGATGGGCGACAACCGCGACAACTCCAACGACAGCCGTTACTGGGATGACCCGAACATTCCCAAGGAACTGCACGGCATGGTTCCGGACCGGAACATCGTCGGCAAGGCCTTTGCGGTATGGATGAGCTGGCCAGAGCCCAAGCTCAGCCACCTGCCCAACCTGTCGCGGGTCGGTCTGATCCATTGA
- the lepA gene encoding translation elongation factor 4: MSDLSHIRNFSIIAHIDHGKSTLADRFIQMCGGLSAREMEAQVLDSMDLERERGITIKAHSVTLHYKAQDGKTYQLNFIDTPGHVDFTYEVSRSLAACEGALLVVDAGQGVEAQSVANCYTAIEQGLEVMPVLNKMDLPQADPDRVKDEIEKIIGIDATDAVACSAKSGMGVDEVLERLVQTIPAPEGEIDAPLQALIIDSWFDNYLGVVSLVRVRQGRVKKGDKILVKSTGKVHLVDSVGVFTPKHTQTADLKAGEVGFIIASIKDIHGAPVGDTLTLSSTPEVEVLAGFKKIQPQVYAGLFPVSSDDFEDFRDALQKLTLNDSSLQYMPESSDALGFGFRCGFLGMLHMEIIQERLEREYDLDLITTAPSVIYELELKTGETIIVDNPSKLPDVSAVTDFREPIVTATILVPQEHLGNVITLCIEKRGVQRDMQFLGSQVQVRYDMPMNEVVLDFFDRLKSTSRGYASLDYHFDRYQSANLVKLDVLINGDKVDALALIVHRDNAAYKGRALTEKMKELIPRQMFDVAIQAAIGGQIIARTTVKALRKNVLAKCYGGDVSRKKKLLEKQKAGKKRMKQVGNVEIPQEAFLAVLRLDS, encoded by the coding sequence GTGAGTGATTTGAGTCATATCCGCAATTTCTCCATCATCGCCCACATCGACCATGGCAAGTCGACGCTGGCCGACCGTTTCATCCAGATGTGCGGTGGCCTTTCTGCGCGCGAAATGGAAGCCCAGGTGCTCGATTCCATGGACCTGGAGCGTGAGCGCGGTATCACCATCAAGGCCCACAGCGTCACGCTTCACTACAAGGCGCAGGACGGCAAGACCTACCAGCTGAACTTCATCGATACCCCCGGTCACGTTGACTTCACCTATGAAGTCTCGCGGTCGTTGGCGGCCTGTGAAGGTGCGTTGCTGGTCGTCGACGCCGGACAAGGCGTGGAAGCCCAGTCCGTCGCCAACTGCTACACCGCCATCGAGCAGGGCCTGGAGGTCATGCCGGTGTTGAACAAAATGGACCTGCCTCAAGCCGACCCGGATCGCGTCAAGGACGAGATCGAGAAGATCATCGGCATCGACGCCACCGACGCCGTGGCGTGCAGCGCCAAAAGCGGCATGGGCGTGGACGAAGTGCTCGAACGCTTGGTGCAGACCATCCCGGCGCCGGAAGGCGAAATCGATGCGCCGCTGCAGGCGTTGATCATCGACTCGTGGTTTGACAACTACCTGGGCGTGGTCTCGTTGGTTCGTGTGCGTCAGGGCCGTGTCAAGAAAGGCGACAAGATCCTGGTCAAGTCCACCGGCAAGGTGCATCTGGTCGACAGCGTCGGTGTCTTCACCCCTAAGCACACCCAGACCGCTGATCTGAAAGCCGGTGAAGTAGGCTTCATCATCGCCAGCATCAAGGACATTCACGGTGCCCCGGTGGGTGACACCCTGACCCTGTCCTCCACCCCGGAAGTCGAAGTGCTGGCAGGTTTCAAGAAAATCCAGCCGCAGGTCTACGCTGGGCTGTTCCCGGTCAGCTCCGACGACTTCGAGGATTTCCGCGATGCCCTGCAGAAGCTGACCCTGAACGATTCGTCGCTGCAATACATGCCGGAAAGCTCCGACGCACTGGGCTTCGGCTTCCGTTGCGGCTTCCTCGGCATGCTGCACATGGAAATCATCCAGGAGCGCCTGGAGCGCGAATACGACCTGGACCTGATCACCACGGCGCCTAGCGTAATCTACGAGCTCGAGCTCAAGACCGGTGAAACCATCATCGTCGACAACCCGTCGAAGCTGCCTGATGTGTCTGCGGTCACCGACTTCCGCGAGCCGATCGTCACAGCGACCATCCTGGTGCCGCAGGAGCACCTGGGCAACGTCATCACCCTGTGCATCGAGAAACGGGGTGTGCAGCGCGATATGCAGTTCCTCGGCAGCCAGGTGCAGGTGCGCTATGACATGCCGATGAACGAAGTCGTGCTCGACTTCTTCGATCGCCTGAAATCGACCAGCCGCGGCTATGCTTCGCTGGACTATCATTTCGATCGTTACCAGTCGGCCAACCTGGTCAAGCTGGACGTACTGATCAACGGCGACAAGGTTGATGCCCTGGCATTGATCGTGCACCGCGACAACGCGGCCTATAAAGGCCGCGCGTTGACCGAGAAGATGAAGGAGCTGATCCCTCGGCAGATGTTCGACGTGGCGATCCAGGCAGCTATCGGCGGCCAGATCATCGCGCGTACAACCGTCAAGGCGCTCAGAAAGAACGTACTGGCCAAGTGCTACGGTGGTGACGTCAGCCGTAAGAAGAAACTGCTGGAGAAGCAGAAGGCCGGTAAGAAACGCATGAAACAGGTAGGTAACGTGGAGATTCCACAGGAAGCCTTCCTCGCCGTGCTCAGGTTGGATAGCTAG